In Nicotiana tabacum cultivar K326 chromosome 17, ASM71507v2, whole genome shotgun sequence, one DNA window encodes the following:
- the LOC142171363 gene encoding peroxidase 40-like isoform X2, producing MASFYLASFCIMVLSFSVTFASGNSVPNKSKETCINDATIVLSFGLYQKSCPEAEPIIYSWVERTVSQDPRMAASLLRLHFHDCFVNGCDASVLLDDTPNFTGEKTAAPNLNSLRGFEVIDSIKADLELACPQTVSCADILAIAARDSVVLSGGWGWEVQMGRKDSLTASRKAANNNIPGPNSNVATLVSNFQNLGFSLQDMVTLSGAHTIGRARCSTFSSRLNGGSNSDMNLDFLQSLQQLCSVSDTNTTLANLDDMTPSTFDNQYYVNLLLGKGLLVSDQVLATGDDNTREIVQTYVDDPSAFFEDFKNSMLKMGSLAPPTGTTGEIRVNCRVVNQFNS from the exons atggcTTCCTTCTACTTAGCTTCTTTCTGCATAATGGTACTGAGTTTTTCAGTAACATTTGCTAGTGGAAATAGTGTTCCCAACAAATCCAAGGAAACATGCATTAATGATGCAACCATCGTGTTAAGTTTTGGTTTGTACCAAAAAAGCTGTCCAGAAGCTGAACCTATCATATATTCATGGGTGGAAAGAACAGTGTCTCAAGACCCCAGAATGGCTGCTTCTTTGCTTCGTCTTCATTTCCACGACTGCTTCGTTAAT GGATGTGATGCATCAGTATTGCTGGACGATACCCCTAATTTTACTGGAGAGAAAACAGCTGCCCCAAACTTGAACTCATTGAGGGGTTTTGAAGTGATTGATTCCATCAAAGCTGATTTAGAACTGGCTTGTCCCCAGACTGTATCTTGTGCTGATATTCTTGCTATTGCTGCTAGAGATTCTGTTGTTCTG TCAGGAGGTTGGGGATGGGAAGTGCAAATGGGAAGAAAGGATAGTTTAACAGCTAGCAGAAAAGCAGCAAATAACAACATTCCTGGACCAAACTCTAATGTTGCCACCCTTGTTTCCAACTTTCAAAACCTTGGTTTTTCTCTTCAAGATATGGTCACTCTCTCTG GTGCACATACAATTGGAAGGGCTAGATGTTCAACATTTAGTTCCAGGCTAAATGGGGGTAGCAATTCAGACATGAACTTGGATTTCTTGCAGTCACTGCAACAACTGTGCTCAGTTTCTGATACAAACACAACACTAGCAAATCTTGATGACATGACACCATCAACGTTCGACAATCAGTACTACGTTAACCTTCTATTGGGAAAAGGGTTGCTTGTTTCAGACCAGGTCTTAGCAACTGGGGATGACAATACTAGAGAAATAGTGCAAACTTATGTGGATGATCCATCTGCTTTTTTTGAGGATTTTAAAAACTCCATGCTCAAAATGGGAAGCTTGGCACCACCAACTGGAACAACCGGTGAAATCCGTGTTAACTGTAGGGTTGTTAATCAATTTAATTCTTAA
- the LOC142171363 gene encoding peroxidase 40-like isoform X1, which produces MASFYLASFCIMVLSFSVTFASGNSVPNKSKETCINDATIVLSFGLYQKSCPEAEPIIYSWVERTVSQDPRMAASLLRLHFHDCFVNATFQGCDASVLLDDTPNFTGEKTAAPNLNSLRGFEVIDSIKADLELACPQTVSCADILAIAARDSVVLSGGWGWEVQMGRKDSLTASRKAANNNIPGPNSNVATLVSNFQNLGFSLQDMVTLSGAHTIGRARCSTFSSRLNGGSNSDMNLDFLQSLQQLCSVSDTNTTLANLDDMTPSTFDNQYYVNLLLGKGLLVSDQVLATGDDNTREIVQTYVDDPSAFFEDFKNSMLKMGSLAPPTGTTGEIRVNCRVVNQFNS; this is translated from the exons atggcTTCCTTCTACTTAGCTTCTTTCTGCATAATGGTACTGAGTTTTTCAGTAACATTTGCTAGTGGAAATAGTGTTCCCAACAAATCCAAGGAAACATGCATTAATGATGCAACCATCGTGTTAAGTTTTGGTTTGTACCAAAAAAGCTGTCCAGAAGCTGAACCTATCATATATTCATGGGTGGAAAGAACAGTGTCTCAAGACCCCAGAATGGCTGCTTCTTTGCTTCGTCTTCATTTCCACGACTGCTTCGTTAATGCAA CATTTCAGGGATGTGATGCATCAGTATTGCTGGACGATACCCCTAATTTTACTGGAGAGAAAACAGCTGCCCCAAACTTGAACTCATTGAGGGGTTTTGAAGTGATTGATTCCATCAAAGCTGATTTAGAACTGGCTTGTCCCCAGACTGTATCTTGTGCTGATATTCTTGCTATTGCTGCTAGAGATTCTGTTGTTCTG TCAGGAGGTTGGGGATGGGAAGTGCAAATGGGAAGAAAGGATAGTTTAACAGCTAGCAGAAAAGCAGCAAATAACAACATTCCTGGACCAAACTCTAATGTTGCCACCCTTGTTTCCAACTTTCAAAACCTTGGTTTTTCTCTTCAAGATATGGTCACTCTCTCTG GTGCACATACAATTGGAAGGGCTAGATGTTCAACATTTAGTTCCAGGCTAAATGGGGGTAGCAATTCAGACATGAACTTGGATTTCTTGCAGTCACTGCAACAACTGTGCTCAGTTTCTGATACAAACACAACACTAGCAAATCTTGATGACATGACACCATCAACGTTCGACAATCAGTACTACGTTAACCTTCTATTGGGAAAAGGGTTGCTTGTTTCAGACCAGGTCTTAGCAACTGGGGATGACAATACTAGAGAAATAGTGCAAACTTATGTGGATGATCCATCTGCTTTTTTTGAGGATTTTAAAAACTCCATGCTCAAAATGGGAAGCTTGGCACCACCAACTGGAACAACCGGTGAAATCCGTGTTAACTGTAGGGTTGTTAATCAATTTAATTCTTAA